A single genomic interval of Lactococcus sp. S-13 harbors:
- the add gene encoding adenosine deaminase, which yields MLKPEIIAQMPKVELHCHLDGSLSLNCIKQLAKNAKINLEMTDEEILEKAQAPENTRNLLEYLARFDFVLPLLQTYTNLELAAYDVARQAGQDNVKYIEIRFAPSQHLLEGLSLEEAVEAVVAGLARAEKDFDLKANALVCGLKQEPLEKLNKLVSVFDKVRDEHLVGFDMAGDEMNFPQIKFRDLLGKITMRGVQVTLHAGECPDCERNILDSIKMGASRIGHGIMTKNLSKAEQEMMIEKQIVLEMAPTSNFQTKAVTELAQYPFKELYDKGIHVTLNTDNRCVSATTLQKEYEKISAWYPEFSLADFEKINHYAIDGAFIGQVEKEALHERFSKEYQKISD from the coding sequence TGCTCAAATGCCCAAAGTTGAACTTCATTGCCATTTAGATGGCTCATTAAGCTTAAATTGTATCAAACAGCTGGCCAAAAATGCAAAAATTAACCTGGAGATGACGGATGAAGAAATTTTGGAAAAAGCTCAAGCGCCTGAAAATACTAGAAATCTATTAGAGTATTTGGCACGTTTTGATTTTGTTTTACCACTTTTACAGACTTACACTAATTTGGAGCTTGCGGCTTATGATGTGGCACGTCAAGCAGGGCAGGATAATGTGAAATATATTGAAATTCGTTTCGCACCGAGCCAACATTTATTAGAAGGGTTGAGCCTTGAAGAAGCCGTTGAGGCAGTGGTTGCTGGCTTGGCACGAGCTGAAAAAGATTTTGATTTAAAAGCAAATGCGCTAGTCTGTGGTCTTAAACAAGAGCCATTGGAAAAATTAAATAAACTAGTTTCAGTGTTTGACAAAGTCAGAGATGAGCATCTGGTTGGTTTTGATATGGCTGGAGATGAAATGAATTTTCCGCAGATTAAGTTTAGAGATTTGTTAGGAAAAATTACCATGCGTGGTGTTCAGGTTACTTTGCACGCTGGAGAATGTCCAGATTGTGAACGAAATATACTTGATTCAATCAAAATGGGAGCGAGTCGCATTGGTCATGGCATTATGACCAAAAATCTGTCCAAAGCCGAACAAGAAATGATGATTGAAAAACAAATCGTTCTAGAAATGGCTCCGACTAGTAATTTTCAAACAAAAGCGGTGACAGAGCTTGCGCAATATCCTTTTAAAGAACTTTATGACAAAGGAATACACGTGACATTAAATACCGATAATCGCTGTGTTTCAGCGACAACTCTGCAGAAAGAATATGAGAAAATCTCAGCTTGGTATCCAGAGTTTTCTCTTGCTGATTTTGAAAAAATCAATCATTATGCGATTGATGGGGCCTTCATTGGACAAGTAGAAAAAGAAGCGCTACATGAGCGATTCTCAAAGGAATATCAAAAAATCTCTGATTAG